One Deltaproteobacteria bacterium genomic window, AGAACCACCGGTGCATTCCAAGGATATTATCTGTTTTGCCATGTTGTTTACCCTTCAGGCTTCGCTTTCAGCTACGCCCGACAAGCCGGGAAAGCCTGAGAATTTCAGGCTCTACGAGCAGCGCCTGCGGTGCCTTTATTGCTGAGGCTTCGAAGTAAAGAACTACGACGTCACCCTCAGACGCCTTGGCTCTGAAGCCCTCAGGCTTTTGCAATGTTGGGGTAAACCGTGGTTTCCGGTATGATTTTATTCGCTTTGGTCACAGGATAAAATAGTTGGCAGCAGGTTTCAAGTGCTTATCGCTCTCGGGCTTCATCCTTTTGGCACAAACACTCAGCTAAGCCAATGATGTTGACAAGATCAAACAGTCATCACCTTTGTAAAGAAGGGTTACAAGTTGAGCCCTGTATCTGATGAATCTTGTTGACTTGAAGGTCACTTTGCCCTAATTTTCAGATAATATGTCATTCAAAAAATAGGGAGCAGTTATAATGAAGCGCTTGAGCTGTTTCCGGCCAAACCATCTGTTACGCCTGTCGATTTACCTGCTCACCGGCCTGATTTTGTTGTCGGGCTGTGTACATTATCAGGGCGACAATCCCGTCCCGACAATCGTGGCAACCACCGAAGCCTTCAAGGCCTTTGACGGGGAATATGAAAACACGCCCTATTTTCAGCATCACAAGCCGGTATCCATCGCCGTTCTGCCCTTCACCGCACTCGAAGTCAAATCGTACAGCCTGAAGACAAATTTCGTTCACCCCGAGGATATCGTACGGGCGGGAATGTACAACCACATCAGTTCGCTGCCCTTCAAGGACCTTGAAATATTCGACACGGACACACGCCTCGCGAACGCCGGCCTGAAAGATCCCGAATCCGTCGAACGCCTCCTTGCCGAGAACCCTAAAAAGTTGAAAGCTATTCTGGGCGTGGATGCCGTTGTTTCCGGCGAAGTCACCCATTTCGACCAAATTTTTCTGGGGGTATATTCCCAGGTGGCCGTTGGGTGCGAGGTAAAAATGCGGGATCTTGACACGGGCAATCTTTTGTGGCGGGCAAAACATGTCAGCCGGGCCCACGCCGGCGGCGTATCCCTCAACCCCCTCGGGATGCTCATGGCGGCCGTGGCTTCGGTCTGGAATCTAAGGGACTCGGAAATGTTGAGCCAGACCGACGAGGTGTTCAGGGAAATTGCTTCGACCATCGAGTTGCCGGAATCGTTTAAGGCACTGCAGGTACCCCCCCCGCGAATTGATCTGTTCGCGTGCATCAATGCCCAAAAGCCGTTTACCGCCGGCCAACCGGTTTCCTTCCGGCTCATAGGCGACAAAGACGGCAGTGCCTACGTGGATATCGGCGAGTTCAAGAGTGCCATTCCGCTCAAACCACTGACCCCTCAGATGACAGTTGCCGTTCGAGCCGAGGTGATCGCTTCCATCGAGGACCAATACCGCCAAAGCGGTCACCATTTAACGGAGGAGCTGACCCGGGCCATTGAAAAGGAGCTTGCTGCACGGGAGATCTATGAAGGGGTCTACACGGTCGAACCGGGGGAACAGATGTACGGTCTGATGGCCAAGGCCTACCTGGCCGATCATTCCGGATCCCGAGCCACCAGCCTGGATCCCGTTCACATAATTGACATCGACGCCCGGCCACCCGAGGCCGTCGATGGGTTGGCGCCTCTTTCCTTTGATCGGCGGGTCGAGCTTACCTGGCGTCACTGTACCGGGAAGGACGTCGTTGGGTATGAGGTTTGGGCAAGTCGATCTCCCTTCAGCGGATACGCATTGGCGCAAACCACAGAAAACAATCGTGCGGTCATGGACGGGCTCGAAAATTTCGTCTCCTCCTATGCGAAGGTGAGGGCCGTTGACAGGGCCGGCAACCGGGGGGCATTCAGCGCCTTCACCGAGGTTGTCGCCCTGCCTGAACCCGATCTTTTTGATCTGCCCCAACCGGGTCCGGTGCTCGGCGGAGACCTCACCGCCAGCGTTCTTCTGACGGAGGCAAAGAGTCCCTACACGGTTCAATCCTCCCTGGTGGTAACATCGGATGCGACCCTTCATGTCGCTCCGGGTGTGACTATTCTCTTTATGCCGGGCACCGTGCTTTCCGTCCAGGGCGGCAGCATCGCATGTTACGGCAGTGAAAAAAAAGGTGTCCGCCTGGGACCGGTCGCCACCGACAGCCCCCCGGGTTCCTGGGGTGGCGTTGTGCTCGGCAATTCCGGTCATGCGCTTCTCCGGTACACCCGCATCGAAAAGGCTGCCACCGGGTTGACCATCGCCAATAGCCGGCCGTTGATCACGCGCATGACCATAACGGCATCTTCACAGGCAGGGCTGTATCTCAAGGACAATGCCAGACCCAACATCACCTGCTCGATCATTGCCGACAATCAGGGGCAGGGCGGTATGGTCGTGGCGGGCGAAGGCATCGCACCGGCCATCCAGAGCACCACTTTTCTGAACAACAGCCCTTTTGATGTTCAGAACTATGCACCGGTCGAGCTCGATCTCACCAACAACTACTGGGGGGACCCGAACCCTGGAGATGGAAAGCTGTTGGGGCCGGTTATCTGGATGCCCCGGCTCGACTCGCCACCGGACCGCTGCGGAGAATGATACATGGAGACCGGAATGAACCCATACCGCATACTGAATTTTGTCGTCTTTTCAATCCTTGTGCTCACCTTGCCCGTTAACGCGGCGAGCTTACAAAAAGAGAACATCGGCACTTACGGGTACATCGACTGGCTCAACCAGACGGTCTACGCCACGGGAATGGGCTTGGCACCCAAAGACAAGCGCAACAGCGACCAGGCAATGGCGCTTGCCGAACGGGCGGCTATCATTGTGGCTCAGCGAAACCTGTTGGAAGTCATCAAAGGCGTTCATATCGATTCACGCACGGTTGTCGAAGAAAAGCTCGTGACCGACGAAAGGATTGTCTCCAATATCCAGGGAGTGATCAAATTCTGCAGGGTGGAATATTCAAAACAGCTGTCCGGGGACTCGGTGGAAGTGGGGGTTAGCATGCCGCTAACGGGCAGGCTGGGTGGCATTCTTTTCACCCTCACCGAAAGGGCCGGGGATCAGCGGAAAGCGAACGGCGCCTCTGACGATCTGGAAGGTCGTCTGAACCGTCTCGAGCGACGCATCCAAATGCTGGAAGAGGAAATCTCCGGTCTAAAAAAAACATCGCTTGAAAAAGAGAGGCTGATGATCCTTTTTCAGGAACTGGTCGCGGCCTGGCAGACGTATGCCGTCCACAAGCCCTTTTTTATCAATGCCGGCTACGCCTCGGACACGGAACTTTCCGCCATCAGAAACCAGATGAACGACCAGGAAAAGAGGATGGCCGCTTTCTCGGTTCTCCTGACCGATCTGTCGAGGCGGCTTGACACTCTGGAAACCGGCAAAGAACCAGAACCCGAGGTTCGACCGGACAAACAACCCCACCAAGCACCACCCTACACCGGTCTAGTGATCGATGCCCGGCAGATCGGGTTCAAACCCTGTCT contains:
- a CDS encoding DUF799 family lipoprotein is translated as MKRLSCFRPNHLLRLSIYLLTGLILLSGCVHYQGDNPVPTIVATTEAFKAFDGEYENTPYFQHHKPVSIAVLPFTALEVKSYSLKTNFVHPEDIVRAGMYNHISSLPFKDLEIFDTDTRLANAGLKDPESVERLLAENPKKLKAILGVDAVVSGEVTHFDQIFLGVYSQVAVGCEVKMRDLDTGNLLWRAKHVSRAHAGGVSLNPLGMLMAAVASVWNLRDSEMLSQTDEVFREIASTIELPESFKALQVPPPRIDLFACINAQKPFTAGQPVSFRLIGDKDGSAYVDIGEFKSAIPLKPLTPQMTVAVRAEVIASIEDQYRQSGHHLTEELTRAIEKELAAREIYEGVYTVEPGEQMYGLMAKAYLADHSGSRATSLDPVHIIDIDARPPEAVDGLAPLSFDRRVELTWRHCTGKDVVGYEVWASRSPFSGYALAQTTENNRAVMDGLENFVSSYAKVRAVDRAGNRGAFSAFTEVVALPEPDLFDLPQPGPVLGGDLTASVLLTEAKSPYTVQSSLVVTSDATLHVAPGVTILFMPGTVLSVQGGSIACYGSEKKGVRLGPVATDSPPGSWGGVVLGNSGHALLRYTRIEKAATGLTIANSRPLITRMTITASSQAGLYLKDNARPNITCSIIADNQGQGGMVVAGEGIAPAIQSTTFLNNSPFDVQNYAPVELDLTNNYWGDPNPGDGKLLGPVIWMPRLDSPPDRCGE